In the Commensalibacter nepenthis genome, GGTCGGCATCAATAACACCTACCAATGTTAGAAACGGAAAATGCCATCCTTTGGCAACAATTTGGGTGCCGATAATAAGATTGACTTCTTTCTGGTCAATTTGACGAATAGCTTCAGCGGTGGCTTTGGGGCTGGTTAAATTATCACTCGACATAACCAAGATTTTGGCATCAGGGAACGTGGCACGAGCTTCTTCGGTAATACGTTCTATGCCTGGACCAATTGGAACCATACTATCTGGAGCGGCACAATGAGGACACTCTTTGGGAATGGGAATAAAATACTCACAATGATGGCATACTAATCGTTGAGTGCTGCGATGTTCCACCAACCAAGCGGAGCAGTGAGGGCATTCCAAACGGTGACCACAAGCCCGACAAAGTGTCAAAGGAGCATAACCACGACGATTAAGAAAAAATAAAACTTGCTCGCCTTTTCCCAATCGTTGTTGAGTGGCTGTAATGAGAGGAGGGGATAGGAACAATCCTCTATGCGGTGGGGTTGCGCGTAAATCGATGATTTGCACATCGGGCATTAATGCCCCTCCATGACGTGCAGTCAAGGTTAAATGATGGTATTTACCATGATAGGCGTTGGTTAGGGTTTCAAGAGAAGGTGTAGCAGAAACGAGAACTACTGGGCAATTGGATAATCTGGCACGGACAATCGCCATGTCTCTGGCATGATAAATGATGCCTTCCTCTTGTTTAAAGGAGGTTTCATGTTCTTCATCAATAATAATTAATCCCAAATGGGTAAAGGGGAGAAATAAAGCAGACCTTGCCCCAACAAGAACAGATACTTCATTGTTAATCACAGCTTGCCAGGTTAATTTGCGTTGCTTATTGGTTAAATCAGAATGCCACAGCGCGGGTTTAACTCCAAAACGTTTTTCAAAGCGTTCTACCCATTGTGAAGATAACGCGATTTCGGGAAGTAGAATTAAAACTTGATGATTTTGTTTAATACAGGTTGCAATGGCTTGCATATAGACTTCGGTTTTTCCTGATCCGGTTACCCCTTGTAACAAAGTGACAGAGAATTTTTTATCTTCTACTTTGTTACTTAGGAAATCAGCAGCTTCTTGTTGTTCATCGGATAATAAAGGGATATGAAATGAGGGATTAGGCTCTAAAAAAGGAGAATGGTGGGGTAATAATCTTTCTTCAAGAACACCCAATTTGGCAAGACCTTGAATAACGCTGGAACTGACTTGCAATGCATCTATTAAAAAGCCAGTGGTAAAGGGAGTTTCTTTGTCCTTTAGAAACTGAATAATTTTCTCACGGGCAGGG is a window encoding:
- a CDS encoding primosomal protein N'; its protein translation is MSSSPILPVLLTYPFKEPFYYQLPLELEYETLLPGTIVMVPLANREEIGVIWEKHILPKGIALPESEPKKIKKIKPILSVLPIPPLPSILLEFIDWVAAYTLSPSGLVLAIALRGIQTYASTNTPKTGWILSDIQTNTLRMTPAREKIIQFLKDKETPFTTGFLIDALQVSSSVIQGLAKLGVLEERLLPHHSPFLEPNPSFHIPLLSDEQQEAADFLSNKVEDKKFSVTLLQGVTGSGKTEVYMQAIATCIKQNHQVLILLPEIALSSQWVERFEKRFGVKPALWHSDLTNKQRKLTWQAVINNEVSVLVGARSALFLPFTHLGLIIIDEEHETSFKQEEGIIYHARDMAIVRARLSNCPVVLVSATPSLETLTNAYHGKYHHLTLTARHGGALMPDVQIIDLRATPPHRGLFLSPPLITATQQRLGKGEQVLFFLNRRGYAPLTLCRACGHRLECPHCSAWLVEHRSTQRLVCHHCEYFIPIPKECPHCAAPDSMVPIGPGIERITEEARATFPDAKILVMSSDNLTSPKATAEAIRQIDQKEVNLIIGTQIVAKGWHFPFLTLVGVIDADLGLSGADLRASEKTLQLLHQVGGRAGRAQSTGIVMLQSYLADHPVMETLVKGDFNEFMLQEAAERQMGFWPPYGRLAAIIVSADTNDEAMQIAYELGQNAPQMEGVIVLGPAPAPLALLRNRYRQRLLLRTQKHIAIQPILHQWLSSVKAKKSVKIDIDIDPISFL